The Fusobacterium sp. JB019 genome has a segment encoding these proteins:
- the cas6 gene encoding CRISPR-associated endoribonuclease Cas6, with product MRYEVCFKLQKKEIVNDYRRKFISYIKNILEKYDNDIKDKFYKTNHEKDFSFSVYFKAEKFTDEKIYLKSNDIKLFISIYSLEGALYFTNAMLGSIHKKYLIADNEMEVTRIRPLPEKEINKEEVIFKTMSSIAIREKLTDKKSWYHDFDEKGLKVLKKNLVNNLSDKFPTKYLEEINIYPYEMKRTVVKNYGIKFPVSMGVFKVEGNKEILNYLYKAGIGSKSSAGFGMVDILS from the coding sequence ATGAGATACGAGGTGTGTTTTAAATTACAGAAAAAAGAGATTGTAAATGATTATAGAAGGAAGTTCATTTCATATATAAAAAATATTTTAGAAAAATATGATAATGATATTAAAGATAAATTTTATAAAACAAATCATGAAAAAGATTTTTCTTTTTCAGTTTATTTTAAAGCTGAAAAATTTACAGATGAAAAAATATATTTAAAGAGTAACGATATTAAATTATTCATATCTATTTATTCGTTAGAAGGCGCGCTATATTTTACAAATGCAATGCTTGGATCTATTCATAAAAAATATTTAATAGCAGATAATGAAATGGAAGTAACAAGAATAAGGCCTCTTCCTGAAAAAGAAATAAATAAAGAAGAAGTTATATTTAAAACAATGTCTTCCATTGCTATAAGAGAAAAATTAACTGATAAAAAATCTTGGTATCATGATTTTGATGAAAAAGGATTAAAAGTTTTAAAGAAAAATTTAGTAAATAATTTATCAGATAAATTTCCAACTAAATATTTAGAAGAAATAAATATATACCCTTACGAAATGAAAAGAACTGTTGTAAAAAATTATGGAATAAAATTTCCTGTTTCAATGGGAGTTTTTAAAGTAGAAGGGAACAAAGAAATATTAAATTATTTATACAAAGCAGGAATAGGAAGTAAAAGCAGTGCAGGATTTGGAATGGTAGATATTTTAAGTTAA